From one Chryseobacterium sp. 3008163 genomic stretch:
- the gldJ gene encoding gliding motility lipoprotein GldJ encodes MKKLKLFSLIALSSTLALTSCGGSGTSKGGGTKKFVSKTGWKPNEKQGWFFAGKQQKQKGWPGMVYVEGGTFTMGLVKDDVMHDWNNSPRRMQVSSFFIGETEITNYEYREYLTWLKYVFPPSDPSFKEIYNGALPDTLLWDNKLSRNDLNETYFRDQNYDYYPVVGVSWTQANRYCEWLTDRANEKALMQAGIIAKDLYINESNNQGGTAFNMDKFKSNDPEMQGYINEQRLAQKSGMKTTNQRLLAANRSPSSAMVTKFRLPTEVEWEYAALGMEKNREYNSYTEKKPEIDMLRGTKGKDRGMILANFKQGRGDYSGPAGWKNDGAAQTSDVRQFPSNNIGIYGMVGNVSEWTADVYRPIIDEDANDFNYYRGNVPQAIVRNGDGTYKMVDEGTIKYDTLADGRLVYKNLPGQFERETIADYRNYRDGDRMSSLEYRNASDSASSFNMYNAPTSRFVVDGNGKVILQKDTKERTSAMTNDIRVVKGGSWQDSAYWLDPGQRRYKTQNSGYGWIGFRVAQDARVSDKARTRR; translated from the coding sequence ATGAAAAAACTAAAGTTGTTTTCATTAATAGCATTAAGTTCTACACTTGCATTAACCAGCTGTGGAGGGTCCGGTACTAGCAAAGGAGGCGGTACTAAAAAATTTGTCAGCAAGACAGGTTGGAAACCAAACGAAAAACAAGGTTGGTTTTTTGCAGGAAAGCAACAAAAGCAGAAGGGTTGGCCAGGAATGGTATATGTTGAAGGTGGAACTTTTACCATGGGATTAGTGAAAGATGATGTAATGCACGATTGGAATAACTCACCTCGCAGAATGCAGGTAAGCTCTTTCTTTATCGGTGAAACAGAAATTACTAACTACGAATACCGCGAATACCTTACATGGTTGAAGTATGTATTCCCACCTAGTGATCCAAGTTTTAAGGAAATCTACAACGGTGCGTTGCCTGATACTTTATTATGGGATAACAAATTATCTAGAAATGATCTTAATGAAACTTATTTCAGAGATCAAAACTATGATTACTATCCGGTAGTAGGTGTTTCTTGGACACAAGCAAACAGATACTGTGAATGGTTGACAGATAGAGCAAATGAGAAAGCTCTAATGCAAGCAGGTATTATTGCAAAAGATTTGTACATCAACGAATCTAATAACCAAGGTGGAACTGCATTCAATATGGATAAATTCAAATCGAATGATCCTGAAATGCAAGGGTACATCAACGAGCAGAGATTGGCACAAAAATCTGGTATGAAAACTACAAACCAAAGATTATTGGCTGCTAACAGATCTCCTAGTTCAGCAATGGTTACCAAGTTCAGACTTCCTACAGAAGTAGAATGGGAGTACGCTGCTCTTGGAATGGAGAAAAATAGAGAATACAACAGCTATACAGAAAAGAAACCAGAAATCGATATGCTTAGAGGTACTAAGGGTAAAGATAGAGGGATGATTTTGGCTAACTTCAAGCAAGGTAGAGGAGATTATTCTGGACCTGCAGGTTGGAAAAATGATGGTGCTGCTCAAACTTCTGATGTAAGACAATTCCCTTCAAATAATATCGGTATCTACGGTATGGTTGGAAACGTGTCTGAATGGACAGCTGATGTTTACAGACCAATCATTGATGAAGATGCAAACGACTTCAATTATTATAGAGGAAATGTGCCTCAGGCTATCGTAAGAAACGGAGACGGAACTTACAAAATGGTAGATGAAGGTACAATTAAATATGATACTTTAGCTGACGGTAGATTGGTTTACAAAAACCTTCCGGGTCAGTTTGAAAGAGAAACAATCGCTGATTACAGAAACTATAGAGATGGTGACAGAATGTCTTCATTAGAATATAGAAATGCTAGTGATTCTGCTTCTTCTTTCAACATGTACAACGCTCCTACATCAAGATTTGTAGTTGATGGAAACGGTAAAGTAATATTACAAAAAGATACTAAAGAGAGAACATCTGCTATGACTAATGATATTAGAGTAGTAAAAGGTGGTTCTTGGCAAGATTCAGCATATTGGTTGGATCCGGGACAAAGAAGATACAAAACCCAGAATTCTGGTTATGGTTGGATTGGTTTCCGTGTAGCTCAAGATGCTAGAGTTAGCGATAAAGCTAGAACAAGAAGATAA
- a CDS encoding UDP-N-acetylmuramoyl-tripeptide--D-alanyl-D-alanine ligase, which yields MNIEQFYPLYLKAEKVTIDSRKINRNDIFFAFSGDNFNAASLAEKAINDGALAAIVEDESFENAEKNIFFVPSTLEFLQNLAVHHRNQLQIPIIGLTGSNGKTTTKELIHAVLSQKYNVQYTFGNLNNHIGVPLTILSIKPEHEMAVIEMGANHQKEIELLCALAQPNFGYITNFGKAHLEGFGGFEGVIKGKSELYEYLKNNQQTILINENDQIQVEKTSDYQAKITFGKRTSDYFFEIFSNDHFVGLNYQDTKALSQLTGDYNFTNLCAAASFGLHFGIEINQIKEAIEAYTPTNMRSQVVKKNDKTLVLDTYNANPSSMTASLYNFITFEGTKTIVIGDMLELGEESVVEHINILKTAHDLGFNEIITVGKYFKAVNDSSKSFENTAELIEYLSSNKIQSENVLLKASRGISLEKAIDFI from the coding sequence ATGAATATAGAACAGTTTTATCCATTATACTTAAAAGCTGAAAAAGTAACGATTGACAGCCGAAAAATCAATAGAAATGATATTTTCTTCGCTTTCTCCGGAGATAATTTCAATGCCGCAAGTTTAGCTGAAAAAGCAATCAATGATGGAGCTTTAGCAGCAATTGTTGAAGATGAAAGTTTTGAAAATGCAGAAAAGAATATATTCTTTGTACCATCAACTTTGGAATTTCTTCAGAACTTGGCTGTACATCACAGAAATCAATTACAAATTCCTATTATTGGGCTTACGGGAAGTAACGGTAAAACGACAACGAAAGAGCTGATTCATGCCGTGCTTTCTCAAAAATATAATGTTCAATATACTTTCGGAAATTTAAACAATCACATTGGTGTTCCGCTTACCATTTTATCGATAAAGCCAGAGCATGAAATGGCTGTTATAGAAATGGGAGCCAATCATCAGAAAGAGATTGAATTGTTATGTGCTTTAGCTCAACCAAATTTCGGATATATTACCAATTTTGGGAAAGCTCATTTAGAAGGTTTTGGAGGTTTTGAAGGAGTCATTAAAGGGAAATCAGAACTCTATGAATACCTTAAAAATAATCAACAGACTATTTTAATTAATGAAAATGATCAGATTCAGGTTGAAAAAACTTCAGATTATCAAGCTAAAATAACTTTTGGAAAACGAACTTCAGATTATTTTTTCGAAATATTTTCAAATGATCACTTCGTTGGGTTAAATTATCAGGATACGAAAGCTTTGTCGCAACTTACCGGAGATTACAATTTTACTAATCTTTGTGCTGCAGCGAGTTTCGGACTTCATTTCGGAATAGAAATCAATCAGATAAAAGAAGCGATAGAAGCTTATACGCCAACCAATATGCGTTCTCAGGTGGTGAAAAAGAATGATAAAACTTTAGTTTTAGATACTTACAATGCCAATCCAAGTTCGATGACGGCTTCCCTTTATAATTTCATCACTTTTGAAGGGACAAAAACGATTGTTATCGGTGATATGTTGGAGTTGGGTGAAGAAAGTGTCGTAGAGCATATAAATATTCTCAAAACGGCCCACGATTTAGGATTTAACGAAATTATTACCGTGGGAAAATATTTTAAAGCAGTCAATGACTCATCAAAATCTTTTGAAAATACTGCTGAGTTGATTGAATACCTCAGTTCAAACAAAATTCAGTCAGAAAATGTTTTGTTAAAGGCTTCACGAGGAATTTCTTTAGAAAAAGCGATTGACTTTATTTAG
- a CDS encoding NUDIX hydrolase, with the protein MYKVFVNEKKLLLSKQSEALEKTLKYESFTTLEIALDLLQNTSVKELNVYGEQIDEIWKEFKKLFRIIEAAGGIVNRPNGDILFIKRLGKWDLPKGKMEKGESREESAVREIEEETNLQNVELLDFINTTYHIYIERNGDRVLKYTHWFEMNFDGEDTSKPQLEEGITEVAWKNTSQIEAEVFPSTFKNIKLIIKEFWETKTK; encoded by the coding sequence ATGTATAAAGTTTTTGTGAACGAAAAAAAATTATTACTCTCTAAGCAGTCTGAAGCCTTAGAAAAAACTCTGAAATATGAAAGTTTCACAACTTTAGAGATTGCGCTTGATCTTCTTCAAAATACTTCGGTGAAAGAACTGAATGTTTACGGAGAACAGATAGACGAAATTTGGAAAGAATTTAAAAAACTTTTCAGAATCATTGAAGCTGCGGGCGGCATTGTCAACAGACCCAATGGAGATATTCTTTTCATCAAAAGATTAGGAAAATGGGATCTGCCAAAAGGTAAAATGGAAAAAGGTGAATCTCGTGAAGAATCTGCCGTGCGTGAAATTGAAGAAGAAACCAATTTACAAAATGTTGAACTTCTGGATTTCATCAATACCACTTACCATATTTATATCGAAAGAAATGGTGACAGAGTTCTAAAGTACACGCATTGGTTCGAAATGAACTTCGATGGTGAAGATACCTCAAAACCACAATTGGAAGAAGGTATCACAGAAGTTGCCTGGAAAAACACTTCACAGATTGAAGCGGAAGTCTTTCCAAGCACATTTAAAAATATTAAATTGATTATTAAAGAATTCTGGGAAACGAAAACTAAATAA
- a CDS encoding SRPBCC family protein: MNLEGRKIVVNKSSKELSELLKTPENYKDFMPDGLQKFESREDGFKFGLQGMPEIALKIDEVTEEKAVLKSASSSLDFTLLATLKALNENQTEVQMLFEGKFNPFIKMMVEKPLQNFINTLTDKIEAYK; the protein is encoded by the coding sequence ATGAATTTAGAAGGACGAAAAATTGTTGTCAATAAATCATCTAAAGAGTTATCTGAGTTGCTAAAAACACCAGAAAATTACAAAGATTTTATGCCAGACGGTCTTCAGAAGTTTGAAAGCAGAGAAGATGGGTTCAAATTCGGACTTCAGGGTATGCCCGAAATCGCTTTAAAGATTGACGAAGTGACCGAAGAAAAGGCAGTTTTAAAATCTGCAAGTTCAAGTTTAGATTTTACATTGCTGGCAACTTTAAAAGCGCTGAATGAAAATCAGACGGAAGTTCAGATGCTTTTTGAAGGAAAATTCAATCCTTTCATCAAAATGATGGTTGAGAAACCGCTTCAGAATTTCATCAATACCTTAACGGATAAGATTGAGGCTTATAAATAA
- a CDS encoding anhydro-N-acetylmuramic acid kinase yields the protein MIFQAIGLMSGTSLDGLDICLAKFEKQNSVWEFEILQAETLLYSEKWENQLRNSIHLSAEELLELHSEYGFYLGKAVKSFIEKYNLENIDVIASHGHTVFHQPQKKFTLQIGDGRAIKIETGLPVVYDFRSQDVLMGGNGAPLVPIGDELLFSEYDACLNLGGFSNISLKLNDKRIAFDIAPVNIVLNKLAQNFNQNFDVNGYLAKQGKIDTELLNKLHSLDFYTQSHPKSLGIEWCNGNIFPLFESLDSKDILATFTEHAAEQISKIFNQYQLNKVLFTGGGTYNSYLIEKIKEKTNSEIIIPEKEIIDFKEALIFAFMGVLRMSGEINVLSSATGSSSDHSSGVVA from the coding sequence ATGATTTTTCAAGCAATAGGATTGATGTCCGGAACAAGCTTAGACGGTTTGGATATCTGTCTGGCAAAGTTTGAAAAACAAAATTCTGTTTGGGAATTTGAAATCCTACAAGCCGAAACCCTTCTCTACTCTGAAAAATGGGAAAATCAACTCAGAAATTCTATTCACTTATCAGCAGAAGAGCTTCTTGAACTTCATTCTGAATACGGATTTTACTTAGGAAAAGCTGTAAAAAGTTTTATCGAAAAATATAATCTTGAAAACATTGATGTCATTGCATCACATGGCCATACCGTATTTCATCAACCTCAGAAGAAATTCACTTTACAGATTGGTGACGGACGGGCAATTAAAATTGAGACAGGTTTACCCGTAGTTTACGATTTTCGCTCTCAGGATGTTTTAATGGGTGGAAATGGAGCTCCATTAGTTCCGATTGGTGATGAACTCCTATTTTCAGAATACGATGCGTGTCTTAACCTTGGAGGCTTCTCTAATATTTCATTAAAATTAAACGACAAAAGAATCGCTTTTGATATCGCTCCCGTTAATATTGTTTTAAATAAATTAGCCCAAAACTTCAATCAGAATTTCGATGTAAACGGATATTTAGCGAAGCAAGGAAAAATAGATACTGAATTACTCAACAAACTTCATTCATTAGATTTCTACACTCAATCTCATCCGAAATCATTGGGCATTGAATGGTGTAACGGAAATATATTTCCATTATTTGAAAGTTTAGATTCAAAAGATATTTTAGCAACATTTACAGAACATGCTGCAGAACAGATTTCTAAAATTTTTAATCAATATCAATTAAACAAAGTTCTATTTACCGGTGGCGGAACGTACAATTCCTATTTAATTGAAAAAATTAAAGAAAAAACCAATTCAGAAATCATTATCCCCGAAAAGGAGATTATCGATTTTAAAGAAGCTTTAATTTTTGCTTTTATGGGAGTTTTAAGAATGAGTGGGGAGATTAATGTTCTCTCTTCTGCAACTGGGAGCAGTTCTGATCATAGCTCAGGTGTTGTTGCATAA
- the lptC gene encoding LPS export ABC transporter periplasmic protein LptC: MKLNFNKYKNIAYLFSCAIFFVFTSCEEDMTKQNENLSKNFPSQIINNAKIVQRDSGFVTLKATAPIIEQYQLIDSPYTIARRGMKIEFFDKKNPKKPGNITAKYAKIYEYKQFYEARGDVKILTSDGQRFATQSVFWDKKKNRIYTKDTVYTTTADGSVLVGANGMTAKDDFSEYTFYNNSGDLDISKSKIAESKK, from the coding sequence ATGAAATTGAATTTCAATAAATATAAAAATATAGCATACCTTTTTAGTTGTGCTATATTTTTTGTATTCACATCTTGCGAAGAGGACATGACAAAGCAAAACGAAAATCTCAGCAAGAATTTCCCTTCTCAGATTATTAATAATGCCAAAATCGTTCAGAGAGATTCAGGGTTTGTGACATTGAAAGCGACAGCTCCAATCATCGAGCAATATCAATTAATCGACAGTCCTTACACCATTGCAAGACGAGGAATGAAAATAGAGTTCTTTGATAAGAAAAATCCTAAAAAACCAGGAAATATCACTGCAAAGTATGCCAAAATCTACGAATACAAGCAGTTTTATGAAGCAAGAGGTGATGTAAAAATCCTAACGAGTGACGGACAGAGATTTGCCACACAAAGCGTTTTTTGGGACAAAAAAAAGAATAGAATCTACACGAAAGACACTGTTTACACAACCACTGCAGACGGTTCCGTTTTGGTAGGTGCCAATGGGATGACCGCAAAAGATGATTTCTCAGAATACACATTCTACAACAATTCCGGTGATCTTGATATCAGCAAGAGTAAAATCGCCGAGTCTAAAAAATAA
- a CDS encoding ATP-binding protein, with translation MNWENIAGQENLKKLLQDSIIENRVSHAQLFIGKEGYGTMPLVLAYAREILKGENEHAASKVEHLNHLDLHFCFPVFTDNKNSLSKNKFDQFREMILESPYASYDDWTAFLDSENKQLFISADEIDDQNQKFALKSFEGGTKILIVWRADKMNIAASNKFLKFLEEPPAKTIILLTAENADDILPTILSRTQIVEVPRIADEDLKSYLKNKLNSSEDQAKAITHEAQGNLNEAIKLLNSEIKNPEFEKLFVQWVRDAFMVKKKPEFLKNIIIWAREIAGWNREKQKNFLNYASEIFRLALLQNYQSEELVYKKIDANGFNWAGFSKFISGANIINILDEINTADLHLTRNGNPKIVWTDLGIKLSRYIHKNS, from the coding sequence ATGAATTGGGAAAACATCGCCGGACAGGAAAATCTTAAAAAACTTCTTCAGGACAGCATCATCGAAAACAGAGTGAGCCACGCCCAGCTTTTCATCGGAAAAGAAGGTTATGGCACGATGCCGCTGGTTTTGGCATATGCAAGAGAAATCCTGAAAGGTGAAAATGAACATGCTGCTTCAAAAGTGGAACATCTAAATCACTTAGATCTTCATTTCTGTTTTCCTGTATTTACCGACAACAAAAATTCTTTAAGTAAAAATAAATTTGATCAGTTCAGAGAGATGATTCTTGAGTCGCCTTATGCAAGTTATGATGATTGGACGGCTTTTTTAGATTCTGAAAACAAGCAACTTTTTATTTCTGCAGACGAAATTGATGACCAAAACCAGAAGTTTGCTTTAAAAAGTTTCGAAGGCGGAACTAAAATCCTCATCGTTTGGCGTGCTGATAAAATGAATATTGCAGCTTCCAATAAATTTCTTAAATTTCTGGAAGAACCGCCAGCAAAAACGATTATTCTATTGACAGCTGAAAATGCCGATGATATTTTGCCAACAATACTTTCCCGTACACAGATTGTCGAAGTTCCCAGAATTGCAGATGAAGATTTAAAAAGTTATCTAAAAAATAAACTGAACTCTTCAGAAGATCAGGCTAAAGCTATTACTCACGAAGCACAAGGGAATTTAAATGAAGCCATAAAGCTTTTAAATTCAGAAATTAAAAATCCTGAGTTCGAAAAACTTTTCGTGCAATGGGTTCGTGATGCATTTATGGTTAAAAAGAAACCAGAATTTCTAAAAAATATAATCATTTGGGCAAGAGAAATTGCCGGATGGAATAGGGAAAAGCAAAAGAACTTTCTCAATTATGCTTCCGAAATTTTCAGATTGGCTTTGTTGCAAAATTATCAGTCTGAAGAATTAGTTTACAAAAAAATAGATGCCAACGGATTTAACTGGGCAGGTTTTTCTAAATTTATCAGTGGCGCGAACATCATTAACATTTTAGATGAAATCAACACCGCAGATTTACATTTAACCCGAAATGGGAATCCTAAAATCGTCTGGACAGATTTAGGAATAAAACTCTCAAGATACATTCATAAAAACTCATAG
- a CDS encoding TetR/AcrR family transcriptional regulator: MISKEENILFAAEKLFAEHGFQGTSTREISKAANVNISMISYYFGSKEKLYEKLVEYRMNQSQFFSKDILERTDINEWEKIEKIIDQFSGRIRHHKCFYRIMQREQLHTENPQIVEFLKQTKLSFISMYSKILESGLQKGIFTKNPPIYLLHSTVSGTLFYASNGKEMYKEFLNNTEDEEIFEEKYYTELNKHIKYILKDLLGYEENK; encoded by the coding sequence ATGATTTCAAAAGAAGAAAATATATTGTTTGCTGCTGAGAAGCTTTTTGCTGAGCATGGGTTTCAGGGAACTTCTACAAGAGAAATCTCGAAAGCGGCAAATGTAAATATTTCTATGATTTCTTATTATTTCGGCTCAAAAGAAAAGTTGTATGAGAAATTAGTTGAGTATAGAATGAATCAAAGTCAGTTCTTCTCAAAAGATATTTTAGAAAGAACAGACATCAACGAATGGGAAAAAATAGAGAAGATTATAGATCAGTTTTCAGGTAGAATAAGGCATCATAAATGTTTCTACAGAATCATGCAAAGAGAGCAGCTTCACACAGAAAATCCCCAGATTGTAGAATTTCTGAAGCAGACAAAACTTAGTTTTATCTCCATGTATTCAAAAATTCTGGAAAGTGGTCTTCAGAAAGGGATTTTTACTAAAAATCCACCGATTTACCTTTTGCATTCTACCGTGAGCGGTACCTTATTTTATGCGTCTAATGGAAAAGAGATGTATAAAGAATTTTTGAATAATACAGAAGATGAAGAGATTTTTGAGGAAAAATATTACACGGAACTTAATAAACATATAAAATACATTTTAAAAGACCTTTTAGGTTATGAAGAGAATAAATAA
- a CDS encoding TolC family protein codes for MKRINNSVLVLSLFAGMMYTHAQDKKQLSLDEAVQLGTQNSKSLKIDAAKIEEATADLLAAKNRQLPELSVSASYLYLPIKPTIDLKIPGVSSAAGPEVHQVAYGSANLSVPIYSGGRIKYGIQSAKYLVEASKLSSESDKVAIAYNVAQAYNNLFKANQSIKVLEENLSASQKRDETFLKLENNGVIARNDRLKANLQTSNIELQLLEAKNNYNIANINMDLLLGLPDNTEIEVDQNYIDESDDVKPVDFYLNEARENRKDLQALDQQRKAAALGTKSAKAENLPSIAFTSGYVAADIPKFLTIYNAVNVGVGVSYNLSNLWKENSALKQSKAREMQLSATNELMSDNIKLEVNREYQNSDYSKKRIAVFEKAAAHANENYRITKNKYDNGLATMTELLDADAAQIAANVGVINAKADAALAYRKLLQTTGTLIIK; via the coding sequence ATGAAGAGAATAAATAACTCAGTTCTTGTACTGTCCCTTTTCGCAGGAATGATGTACACACACGCTCAGGATAAAAAACAACTCAGCCTCGATGAAGCCGTACAGCTGGGAACCCAGAACAGTAAAAGTTTAAAAATAGATGCCGCCAAAATAGAAGAAGCTACTGCCGACCTTTTGGCTGCAAAGAACAGACAGCTTCCGGAGCTGAGTGTTTCGGCAAGTTATCTTTACCTTCCGATCAAACCTACTATTGACTTGAAAATTCCTGGGGTTTCCTCTGCAGCAGGTCCGGAAGTTCATCAGGTCGCATACGGTTCAGCAAATTTAAGTGTCCCGATTTACAGTGGTGGAAGAATTAAATACGGAATTCAGTCTGCAAAATATTTGGTGGAAGCATCAAAATTAAGCAGTGAAAGTGATAAGGTTGCGATTGCTTACAACGTGGCTCAGGCTTATAATAATTTATTTAAAGCCAATCAGTCAATCAAAGTTTTAGAAGAAAACCTTTCTGCTTCTCAAAAAAGAGATGAAACTTTTCTTAAGCTTGAAAATAATGGAGTCATTGCAAGAAACGATCGTTTAAAGGCAAACCTTCAGACCTCAAACATCGAATTGCAATTATTAGAAGCAAAAAACAATTACAACATTGCCAACATCAACATGGATTTACTGCTTGGTCTTCCTGATAATACGGAAATTGAAGTAGACCAAAATTATATTGATGAATCTGATGATGTGAAACCTGTTGATTTTTATTTAAATGAAGCAAGAGAAAACCGTAAGGATTTGCAAGCTTTAGATCAACAAAGAAAAGCGGCAGCACTGGGAACTAAATCTGCAAAGGCAGAAAATCTACCTTCTATTGCTTTCACCAGCGGTTATGTAGCAGCAGATATTCCTAAATTTTTAACGATTTATAATGCAGTAAATGTTGGAGTAGGAGTTTCTTACAATTTATCAAATCTTTGGAAAGAAAATTCAGCTTTAAAGCAATCTAAAGCAAGAGAAATGCAGTTATCGGCAACCAATGAATTGATGAGTGACAATATTAAATTGGAAGTCAACAGAGAATATCAGAATTCAGATTATTCTAAAAAGAGAATTGCTGTTTTCGAAAAAGCTGCGGCTCATGCCAATGAAAACTACAGAATCACGAAAAATAAATACGACAACGGTTTGGCAACGATGACAGAACTTTTAGATGCTGATGCGGCTCAAATTGCAGCCAACGTCGGAGTGATCAATGCAAAAGCGGATGCAGCCTTGGCGTACAGAAAACTATTACAAACTACAGGAACTTTAATAATCAAATAA
- a CDS encoding HlyD family secretion protein, with translation MENNNTQATEPKKKKSLVFPIILAVIIVVGGIYGYRTYSYGQIHEETDDAQIASNMNPVISKISGYVAEVKVKDNQFVKKGDTLVILDNKDQKMALEQAQAALSTAKSNISSAQSSTNATSKNINSSQAAVATANAQIEAAKVNVWKTSQDLKRYSVLIKDHSITEQQYEQALAAKQSADKQLQVLVDTRNQIAQQTGIASSQTEASSQQISVAGSVAKQREVDVESARLNLSYTIITAPEDGFVGKVPIQAGQFLQAGSQLFSLVKNDQKWVIANFKETQVAKMVEGQKVKIEIDAFPDTDFEGVVSSFSPATGSTFSILPPDNASGNFVKVVQRLPIKIDFVKLDPNIAKRLRTGMNVKAEVSLK, from the coding sequence ATGGAAAATAACAATACTCAAGCAACTGAACCTAAAAAGAAAAAAAGTTTAGTTTTTCCCATTATTTTAGCGGTCATCATCGTCGTAGGCGGAATTTACGGTTACAGAACGTATTCTTACGGACAGATCCACGAAGAGACCGATGACGCTCAAATTGCTTCTAACATGAATCCTGTAATTTCTAAAATATCAGGATATGTAGCCGAAGTAAAAGTGAAAGACAATCAGTTTGTGAAGAAAGGTGATACTTTGGTGATTTTAGATAACAAAGATCAGAAAATGGCTTTGGAGCAGGCTCAGGCAGCTTTATCGACAGCGAAAAGTAATATTTCATCTGCTCAGTCTTCTACGAACGCTACTTCAAAAAACATCAACAGTTCACAAGCCGCTGTTGCAACGGCTAACGCTCAAATTGAAGCCGCAAAAGTAAACGTTTGGAAAACTTCTCAGGATTTAAAAAGATATTCAGTTTTGATAAAAGATCATTCGATTACAGAACAGCAATATGAGCAGGCTTTGGCGGCAAAACAGTCTGCAGATAAGCAGTTGCAGGTTTTGGTAGATACTAGAAATCAAATTGCACAACAAACCGGAATTGCATCTTCACAAACTGAAGCAAGTTCGCAGCAGATTTCAGTTGCCGGTTCGGTAGCGAAACAGAGAGAAGTGGATGTAGAAAGTGCAAGATTAAATCTTTCTTACACCATAATCACAGCACCGGAAGATGGTTTTGTAGGGAAAGTTCCTATTCAGGCAGGACAGTTTTTGCAGGCAGGTTCTCAGCTATTCAGCTTGGTTAAAAATGACCAGAAATGGGTAATTGCCAACTTTAAAGAAACTCAGGTGGCTAAAATGGTGGAAGGACAGAAAGTGAAAATCGAGATTGATGCTTTTCCTGATACCGATTTTGAAGGCGTGGTAAGTTCATTCTCTCCTGCAACAGGTTCTACATTCTCAATTTTACCTCCGGATAACGCAAGTGGAAACTTTGTGAAAGTTGTGCAGAGACTTCCAATAAAAATCGATTTCGTAAAATTGGATCCAAATATTGCCAAAAGATTGAGAACAGGAATGAATGTGAAAGCAGAAGTTTCTTTGAAATAA